A genome region from Dickeya chrysanthemi NCPPB 402 includes the following:
- the gltB gene encoding glutamate synthase large subunit — MLYDASHERDNCGFGLIAHIEGEPSHKVVRTAIHALARMQHRGAILADGKTGDGCGLLLQKPDRFFRLVAEEHGWRLANNYAVGMLFLSRDEEKARATRRIVEEELQNETLSVLGWREVPTNPDVLGEIALSSLPRIEQIFVNAPAGWRPRDMERRLFMARRRIEKRVQDKDFYVCSLSNLVNIYKGLCMPADLPRFYLDLADLRLESAICLFHQRFSTNTVPRWRLAQPFRYLAHNGEINTITGNRQWARARAYKFKTPLIPDLLDAAPFVDESGSDSMSLDNMLELFLAGGMDIVRAMRLLVPPAWQNNPNMDPELRAFFDFNSMHMEPWDGPAGLVLSDGRYAACNLDRNGLRPARYVITKDKLITCASEVGIWDYQPDEVVEKGRVGPGELMVIDTRTGRILHSTETDDDLKSRHPYKEWMEKNVKRLVPFEELPDDQVGNRELDDALLESYQKQFGYSFEELDQIIRVLGENGQEATGSMGDDTPFAVLSSRPRIIYDYFRQQFAQVTNPPIDPLRESHVMSLATCIGREMNVFCEAEGQAHRLSFKSPILLYSDFIQLINQDPEHYRAEKIDITFDPKQRSLQETIEKLCDEAEYKVRAGAVLLVLTDRGIAQDRLPVPAPMAVGAIQARLVEKSLRCDANIIVETGSARDPHHFAVLLGFGATAVYPYLAYETLARLVDNHTIEKPYRTVMQNYRNGINKGLYKIMSKMGISTIASYRCSKLFEAVGLHQDVASRCFQGVVSRIGGASFSDFEQDLQNLSKRAWLKRQKLDQGGLLKFVYGGEYHAYNPDVVKTLQTAVHSGDYQDYQQYAKLVNERPASMLRDLLAVQPQEGAAIPLEQVEPDSELFKRFDTAAMSIGALSPEAHESLAEAMNSLGGFSNSGEGGEDPARYGTNKVSRIKQVASGRFGVTPAYLVNADVIQIKVAQGAKPGEGGQLPGDKVTPYIARLRYSVPGVTLISPPPHHDIYSIEDLAQLIFDLKQVNPKAMISVKLVSEPGVGTIATGVAKAYADLITIAGYDGGTGASPLTSVKYAGCPWELGLVETQQALVANGLRHKIRLQVDGGLKTGLDIVKAAILGAESFGFGTGPMVALGCKYLRICHLNNCATGVATQDDKLRRDHYHGLPERVVNYFTFIARETRELMAELGISRLVDLIGRTDLLVELDGITAKQNKLDLSPLLHTVVPQPGKALYCTEGNPSFDKGLLNKELIAQAQAHVDARQSKALYFDIRNTDRSVGATLSGMIAAKHGDQGLASDPIKVHFTGTAGQSFGVWNAGGVELTLTGDANDYVGKGMAGGVISVRPPVGSAFRSHEASIIGNTCLYGATGGKLFAAGRAGERFGVRNSGAITVVEGIGDNGCEYMTGGIVCILGRTGVNFGAGMTGGFAYVLDEDGEFRKRVNPELVEVLDVENLAIHEEHLRGLITEHVQHTGSQRGEEILANWPVWASKFALVKPKSSDVKALLGHRSRSAAELRVQAQ, encoded by the coding sequence ATGTTGTACGATGCATCCCATGAAAGAGACAACTGTGGTTTCGGATTGATCGCCCATATAGAAGGTGAACCGAGCCATAAAGTCGTGCGGACGGCGATTCACGCCCTGGCACGCATGCAGCACCGTGGCGCGATTCTTGCCGATGGCAAGACCGGCGACGGTTGCGGTCTATTACTTCAGAAACCTGATCGTTTCTTCCGCCTGGTCGCCGAAGAACACGGCTGGCGACTGGCCAACAATTACGCAGTCGGCATGTTGTTCCTTAGCCGGGATGAAGAAAAGGCCCGGGCTACTCGCCGAATTGTGGAAGAAGAACTGCAGAATGAAACCCTATCCGTACTGGGCTGGCGTGAAGTGCCGACCAATCCGGACGTACTGGGTGAAATCGCCCTCTCTTCCCTGCCGCGCATCGAACAGATTTTCGTTAACGCCCCGGCCGGCTGGCGCCCGCGTGATATGGAACGCCGCCTGTTTATGGCGCGCCGCCGTATCGAAAAGCGCGTGCAGGATAAAGATTTCTATGTGTGCAGCCTCTCCAATCTGGTGAATATCTACAAAGGTCTGTGCATGCCCGCGGACCTGCCGCGGTTTTATCTGGATTTGGCGGATCTGCGTCTGGAATCGGCCATCTGCCTGTTCCACCAACGTTTCTCTACCAACACCGTGCCGCGCTGGCGTCTGGCGCAGCCATTCCGCTATCTGGCGCACAACGGCGAAATCAACACCATTACGGGTAACCGCCAATGGGCTCGCGCTCGCGCCTACAAATTTAAAACGCCGCTGATTCCTGATCTGCTGGATGCCGCGCCATTCGTTGACGAAAGCGGTTCAGACTCCATGTCGCTGGACAACATGCTGGAACTGTTTCTGGCTGGCGGGATGGACATCGTGCGCGCCATGCGTCTGCTGGTGCCGCCGGCCTGGCAGAACAACCCGAACATGGACCCGGAGCTGCGCGCCTTCTTCGACTTTAACTCCATGCATATGGAGCCGTGGGACGGCCCGGCCGGTCTGGTGCTGTCCGATGGGCGCTACGCGGCCTGTAACCTCGACCGTAACGGTCTGCGTCCGGCGCGCTACGTCATCACCAAGGATAAGCTGATCACCTGTGCATCCGAAGTGGGTATCTGGGATTATCAGCCTGATGAAGTGGTGGAAAAAGGCCGCGTCGGCCCGGGTGAACTGATGGTGATCGACACCCGTACCGGCCGTATTCTGCATTCGACTGAAACCGACGATGACCTGAAAAGCCGCCATCCGTACAAAGAGTGGATGGAGAAAAACGTTAAGCGTCTGGTGCCGTTCGAAGAACTGCCGGATGATCAGGTCGGCAACCGCGAACTGGACGACGCGCTGCTGGAAAGCTACCAGAAGCAGTTCGGTTACAGCTTTGAAGAACTGGATCAGATTATCCGTGTGTTGGGTGAAAACGGCCAGGAAGCCACCGGCTCCATGGGCGACGACACCCCATTCGCCGTGCTGTCGAGCCGTCCGCGCATCATTTACGACTATTTCCGTCAGCAGTTCGCACAGGTAACCAACCCGCCGATCGACCCGCTGCGTGAATCGCACGTGATGTCGCTCGCTACCTGTATCGGTCGCGAAATGAACGTCTTCTGCGAAGCAGAAGGACAGGCTCACCGCCTGAGCTTCAAATCGCCGATCCTGCTCTACTCCGACTTCATTCAGTTGATCAATCAGGATCCGGAGCATTACCGCGCAGAGAAGATCGATATTACCTTCGATCCCAAACAACGTTCGTTACAAGAAACCATCGAGAAATTGTGCGACGAAGCGGAATATAAAGTACGTGCCGGCGCGGTACTGCTGGTGCTGACCGACCGCGGTATCGCGCAGGATCGCCTGCCGGTGCCGGCACCGATGGCGGTAGGCGCGATTCAGGCGCGGCTGGTGGAAAAGAGCCTGCGTTGTGACGCCAACATCATCGTTGAAACCGGCAGCGCACGCGATCCGCACCACTTTGCCGTACTGCTCGGCTTCGGCGCCACCGCGGTTTACCCGTACCTGGCTTATGAAACGCTGGCGCGCCTGGTGGATAACCACACCATCGAAAAACCGTACCGCACCGTGATGCAGAATTACCGTAACGGCATCAACAAAGGTCTGTACAAGATCATGTCCAAGATGGGGATCTCCACCATCGCCTCCTACCGCTGTTCGAAACTGTTCGAAGCGGTCGGCCTGCATCAGGACGTTGCGTCCCGCTGCTTCCAGGGCGTGGTGAGCCGCATCGGCGGCGCCAGCTTCAGCGACTTTGAACAGGATCTGCAAAATCTGTCCAAACGCGCCTGGCTCAAGCGTCAGAAACTCGATCAGGGCGGTCTGCTCAAATTCGTCTATGGCGGTGAATACCACGCCTACAACCCTGATGTGGTGAAAACACTGCAAACCGCGGTACACAGCGGTGATTATCAGGATTACCAGCAATACGCCAAACTGGTGAACGAGCGTCCGGCATCCATGTTGCGTGACCTGCTGGCGGTACAGCCTCAGGAAGGCGCAGCCATCCCGCTGGAGCAAGTCGAACCGGATTCAGAGCTGTTCAAACGCTTCGACACCGCCGCCATGTCTATCGGTGCGTTGAGCCCCGAAGCGCATGAATCGCTGGCGGAAGCCATGAACAGCCTGGGCGGCTTCTCCAACTCCGGTGAAGGCGGCGAAGACCCGGCACGTTACGGCACCAATAAAGTGTCCCGCATCAAGCAGGTGGCGTCCGGTCGCTTTGGCGTTACCCCGGCTTATCTGGTCAATGCCGACGTCATCCAAATCAAGGTGGCGCAAGGTGCCAAGCCGGGTGAAGGCGGCCAGTTGCCAGGCGATAAAGTCACGCCGTATATCGCACGTCTGCGTTATTCCGTGCCGGGCGTGACCCTGATTTCACCGCCGCCGCACCATGATATTTATTCCATCGAAGATCTGGCGCAGTTGATTTTCGACCTGAAACAGGTCAACCCGAAGGCGATGATCTCGGTGAAACTGGTGTCTGAACCAGGTGTCGGCACCATCGCTACCGGCGTGGCAAAAGCCTATGCCGACCTGATTACCATCGCTGGCTATGACGGTGGTACCGGCGCCAGCCCGCTGACGTCGGTTAAATACGCCGGTTGCCCGTGGGAACTGGGGCTGGTGGAAACCCAGCAGGCGCTGGTCGCCAACGGTCTGCGTCACAAGATTCGTTTGCAGGTGGACGGCGGCCTGAAAACCGGTCTGGACATCGTGAAAGCTGCGATTCTGGGTGCGGAAAGCTTTGGCTTCGGTACCGGTCCGATGGTAGCGCTGGGATGTAAATATCTGCGTATCTGTCACCTGAACAACTGCGCCACCGGCGTGGCAACGCAGGATGACAAACTGCGCCGCGATCACTACCACGGCCTGCCGGAACGTGTGGTTAACTATTTCACCTTCATCGCCCGCGAAACCCGCGAGTTGATGGCGGAGCTGGGTATCAGTCGTCTGGTCGACTTGATCGGCCGTACCGATCTGCTGGTCGAACTGGATGGCATCACCGCCAAGCAGAACAAACTGGATCTATCTCCGTTGCTGCACACCGTTGTACCGCAACCCGGTAAAGCGCTGTACTGTACCGAAGGTAACCCGTCGTTTGACAAAGGGCTGCTGAACAAAGAGCTGATCGCCCAGGCTCAGGCGCATGTCGATGCCAGACAAAGCAAAGCGCTCTACTTCGATATCCGCAATACCGATCGTTCCGTCGGCGCGACCTTGTCCGGCATGATCGCAGCGAAACATGGCGATCAAGGGCTGGCGAGCGATCCGATCAAGGTGCACTTCACCGGTACCGCAGGCCAGAGCTTCGGCGTGTGGAACGCAGGCGGCGTGGAGCTGACCCTGACCGGCGATGCCAACGACTATGTGGGAAAAGGCATGGCTGGCGGCGTCATCTCCGTGCGTCCGCCGGTGGGCTCAGCCTTCCGTAGCCACGAGGCCAGCATCATCGGCAACACCTGCCTGTACGGCGCAACCGGCGGTAAGTTGTTCGCCGCAGGCCGTGCCGGCGAGCGTTTCGGGGTACGAAATTCCGGTGCCATTACCGTGGTGGAAGGTATCGGCGATAACGGTTGCGAATACATGACCGGCGGTATCGTCTGCATCCTGGGTCGTACCGGCGTCAACTTCGGCGCAGGCATGACCGGCGGCTTCGCCTACGTTCTGGATGAAGACGGCGAATTCCGTAAGCGCGTCAACCCGGAACTGGTTGAAGTACTGGATGTAGAAAACCTGGCGATTCACGAAGAACACCTGCGTGGGCTGATTACCGAGCACGTCCAGCACACGGGTTCGCAGCGTGGTGAGGAAATTCTCGCCAACTGGCCGGTCTGGGCATCGAAATTTGCGCTGGTCAAGCCGAAATCAAGTGATGTGAAGGCGTTGTTGGGTCATCGTAGTCGTTCCGCAGCGGAGCTGCGGGTTCAGGCGCAGTAA
- a CDS encoding glutamate synthase small subunit, with protein MSQNVYQFIDLQRVDPPKKPLKIRKIEFVEIYEPFSESQSKAQADRCLACGNPYCEWKCPVHNYIPNWLKLANEGRIIEAAELSHQTNSLPEVCGRVCPQDRLCEGSCTLNDEFGAVTIGNIERYINDKAIEMGWRPDVSSVQPTGKRVAIIGAGPAGLACADVLTRNGVKAVVYDRHPEIGGLLTFGIPAFKLEKEVMTKRREIFTEMGIEFHLNTEVGKDIQLSDLLAEYDAVFLGVGTYQSMSGGLENEDAPGVYDALPFLIANTKHLMGFETSEQEPYTSMQGKRVVVLGGGDTAMDCVRTSIRQGATHVICAYRRDEENMPGSRREVKNAREEGVEFRFNLQPLSIEINGAGKVCGVRMIRTELGAPDANGRRRPEPVEGSEHVLEADAVIMAFGFRPHKMAWMAEHGVELDAQGRIIAPEQSNSAFQTSNPKIFAGGDAVRGSDLVVTAIAEGRKAADGIMNYLEV; from the coding sequence ATGAGTCAGAATGTTTATCAGTTTATCGACTTACAGCGCGTTGATCCGCCCAAGAAACCGCTGAAGATTCGTAAAATCGAGTTTGTTGAAATTTACGAGCCGTTCTCGGAAAGCCAGTCCAAAGCGCAGGCAGATCGCTGCCTCGCCTGCGGTAACCCTTACTGTGAATGGAAATGTCCGGTCCACAACTACATCCCGAACTGGCTGAAGCTGGCCAACGAGGGCCGGATCATCGAAGCGGCGGAATTGTCTCACCAAACCAATAGCCTGCCGGAAGTGTGCGGTCGCGTCTGCCCGCAGGATCGCCTGTGCGAAGGCTCCTGCACGCTGAATGATGAGTTTGGCGCGGTGACTATCGGCAACATCGAGCGCTACATCAACGATAAGGCGATCGAGATGGGCTGGCGCCCGGATGTGTCGTCAGTGCAACCGACCGGCAAGCGCGTGGCTATTATCGGTGCCGGCCCTGCCGGCCTGGCCTGTGCCGACGTGCTGACCCGTAACGGCGTGAAAGCGGTGGTCTATGACCGTCATCCGGAAATCGGCGGTTTGCTGACTTTCGGTATCCCTGCGTTCAAGCTGGAAAAAGAGGTGATGACCAAGCGCCGTGAAATCTTCACGGAGATGGGGATCGAGTTCCATCTTAACACTGAGGTCGGTAAAGACATTCAGTTGAGCGATCTGCTGGCAGAGTATGACGCCGTATTCCTGGGCGTCGGCACTTATCAGTCGATGAGCGGCGGGTTGGAAAACGAAGATGCTCCAGGCGTATACGATGCGTTGCCGTTCCTGATTGCCAACACCAAGCACCTGATGGGCTTCGAAACCAGCGAGCAGGAACCCTATACCTCGATGCAGGGCAAGCGTGTCGTGGTGCTGGGCGGCGGCGATACCGCGATGGACTGCGTGCGTACCTCGATTCGTCAGGGAGCGACGCACGTTATTTGTGCCTACCGTCGTGACGAAGAGAACATGCCGGGCTCCAGGCGTGAAGTGAAGAATGCGCGCGAGGAAGGCGTAGAGTTTCGCTTTAACCTCCAGCCGCTCAGCATTGAAATCAACGGCGCCGGTAAAGTGTGCGGCGTACGTATGATTCGCACTGAACTGGGCGCGCCGGATGCCAACGGTCGTCGTCGGCCGGAACCGGTGGAAGGCTCCGAGCATGTGCTGGAAGCCGATGCGGTCATCATGGCGTTCGGTTTCCGTCCGCATAAGATGGCCTGGATGGCTGAACATGGCGTGGAACTGGACGCTCAGGGCCGTATCATCGCCCCGGAACAGAGCAACAGCGCATTCCAGACCTCCAACCCGAAAATCTTTGCCGGCGGCGACGCGGTACGCGGCTCGGATTTGGTGGTCACAGCGATCGCCGAGGGCCGTAAAGCGGCTGACGGCATCATGAACTATCTGGAAGTGTAA